The genomic stretch CTGAGTTTTCTCAATTGTCAGCTTCGCTCATCTGTTTAATTTATTCAGGTTTGTTGATTGCTTCATGTTTGACCGCTTCACGCCAACAACAGGTTGGGCATTTTTATAAGAGTCAGGTGCCGAGAGGGATGCGCTTGGGTCTGGCTATCTTATTTGCAATTTTGAGTTGCATTAATCTAAGTGAGCTACTTTCAAGTCTAGGTGGCGCTGTAATTTGCTTAATTGTTTGTGTAACTCTTTTCTTAATTTGGTTTCAAAGCAAGCCAAATACACATGTCATTAAACAAGCTCGGTAGAGTGAAATTTGTTATTAGGAACAAAAATGGATGTAAAAAATAAACTCTTCGACAGGGATAGTAAGAAGTTTACTGATGTCGGTTGGGATACTGACAAATTTGATGTGCAATCTTGGTTAGAGCGCGCCCCCTGGCACATTTTGCAGGATACAGAATATGGTGTGAAATTTGATGCGCCAGATCCTCACCCTGCATTATGGTCGGATAAGTTATTGTCAGAAATTTATAAGATTGACTTGGCTACATTTTTGACCGCAGAAAAAATCTCTATGACTGGTATTTCGAAGTTAGTGTCGTGTGCACCAGATGAGGCAAGCTCAGTTTTTATGGCAACGCAAGCTGCTGATGAAGCTCGGCACTTTGAAATTTTTAGTCGCAGGCTAGCAGATTTTGGTGTTTCCCCTGAAGAACGAAATAGCATGATGGACAGAGTTACCACACCGGAAATGCGTAAATTTTACGATTTAATCGCGGAGCAGGTGGATCGAGGTGATTTTTCAGCAGCCATGCTTTCGCACAACATTATTTTGGAAGGGATGGCCTACCCTGTTTATAGGTACGAAGCTGCTTACTGGTCTGTTTTTGACCCACAACTTTCAGCCATGATCCGAGGCGCTTTCGCGGACGAGGTACACCATGTCGCTTATGGAGAAGCGATTATGCGCAATTACACTGCTAAAGGCGATAAAACACGGAATAAAATGGCTCGTTTAGCTAAAGAGTTCCGCATGTTAATGACGGAAGTTTTTGAATCTACAATCAATCACTATATTGGCTTGTACCAAATGGCTGCAGATAACTACATGGATGAAATTGGTGATATTCATATCTTTCCAACAAGGAAAATGCGTGACGTGACTGAAAAAGAGCAGGTCGAAATGCTTATGCATGATGTCAACAATGAATGTGATAAACGCTTAGCGAGAATTGGGCTCTCACTTTAAGGGAATACTATGTTCTGGAAACTCTTCAAGAAGAAAACAGTCAGTGAGCATCAAGTTAGTTTCTTTCATTCTGAACAAGAGTATTTATTCACTGTTCGAGAGGATCAGACTATTCTCGATGCTGCGTTAATGCAGGATGTGCCTATACCTTATAGTTGCCAGGTTGGTTCATGTGGAGAATGTCGTTGTACGATTCAAAAGGGTGAGGCTTCTTTCATTAAAGATCTAGCATATATGTTTGATGAGGAAGAACTTGAAAAGGGTTATACACTTGCTTGTCAAACTTACCCAAGAGAAGATTTAGCGCTAAGTTCTGTATTTGAAGAGCCAGGATGTAGTGCTTTTGTCAGCACAATAACATCAATAGCTCCACACATTCTTGATGTTCGGATACTTGTACCAAATGACTTTGATTTACGAATTGGTCAGTACCTTGGTGTGACCAATCCAAACGGAATATCAAGATATTACTCTATTGTATCTAAGGTAGTTACCGGCACTGAAATGGAGTTAGAAATTCATGTTGCGCTTAAGGAAGGCGGGGTGATGTCTTCATGGTGGGCAAGTGTGATGACAGAAGAGAAGCCTCTGCCAATTAAGGTCGGTGAAGCGAAAGGGAATTTTTCAGTACGTAGTAATGGCGACATTATTGCAATTGCTGGAGGATCTGGTTTAGGTGTCACTGCTGCACTTATTTCTCAACATCTTAGCGATTTTCCGTCTGCTAGGAGCCACTTGGTTGGGGTTGTCAAGAGTAATGACCAAGCCTATTTTGAGAGTGTCATAGCAAAGCTAAACAACCACTTTGGTGATCGAGTCACGCTGAAGTCAATGAACCACAAGGAGTTTCTGTCATCTCAAACGCTGACAGAATTAGCAATAAAAGAATCTCCAGACAACTCAGAGAAGCTTAGCGGCTTAATTTGTGGCTCAAAAGTTTTAGTGTCGCATTGCAAAGCACTTTATGAACAGATAGGTATTGCGAAAGAAAAGGTGAGCTATGACGAATTCATCTAGCATAAATTTTCCGCCTGTTTCAAAACGATTAGAAAGCTTCCCCAGTGAATTGGATTTAGCGCTTGAACCAAAAATGCGGATACCAACAACCTTAAAGTATGTTCGTTTATTATTGAAGGTGAGCCAATTATTACCCGGATTAACTCATCGTTTTTGCTACAAGCTATTCTTTAGAATTAATAGTAAAGCGAGGACTGATAAACCTTCAGGGCTAGCAAGCTTATTCCCTGATGAGTATTGGATTACTTTAATTACCCACGATGGCTCGGCAAACAAACAGATTTGTTGTTATGAGATAGGCGATCCAAGCGCACCGACTGTGGTATTAATTCATGGCTGGGAATCTAGAGTAGATCAAATGTTCAGCATCGCAGAGGCTCTGTTAGAAAAGGGGTTTCGAGTTTTATGTTTTGACTTACCAGCTCATGGTCGTTCTCAAGGTAAGCACACCGATTTATTAGAGATAAATGCGATCGTGTGTGCGATGTTGCAAGGAGCGTCTTCTGCAAATGCAAATAACAATGTACAGGCAAAGACAGTTAAATGTGAGGCTGTTGTTGCACACTCTTTTGGTGGGGTGTGTGCTGCTAAATTATTGGCCAGTGGACTTAGTTGTAAGAGTCTCGTCTTAATAAGTACACCTTCTTCTTTCGTGGGAGTTTTTAATAAGTTTTCATATTTACTGGGGCTCAATTCAAACACTCAAAGTAAACTTAAGAAACGCATTTCAGATCGTTTCAAAATGATTACTTCTAATGTTTGGGACCATTTCAGTACCAGCGATAACCTTGCTTCACTTAATCAAAATGTTCTTATAACGCACGATATCAAAGACAAGGTAGTACCTATCCAAGAGGGTAAGCTGTTATTTGATACATCGCAAAGAAGAGAGTCACATTCAAAGCAGCAAGTTCTTGTCACAAATGGGCTTGGTCACAACCGAATTTTGGCTGATGAAACGGTTGCTGCTGAGATCGCTTCATTTATAAATGAGCAATTCGGCTCTGCTCAGTCAGTTCGGGAGTCATAATGTCTTACTTGCTCTATGGCTTATTTAGTCTGTTATTCTTTCCCCTTCTTTACTTGGCTTTGCTATTTGGAGGCATGTGGGGGTGGGCTTATGTTTTAGGCTTCATTGCCATTTATCTGGTTGGTGATAATGTACTTCCAAAATCAGATGGTAAAGTGTCTGGGCGTATCGGCAGTCTTTTTGATACGCTTTTAGTCGCACATATCCCACTTTCATTTATCGCATTATTGCTGCTGTTTTGGCAAATAGAACCGAGAAATGAAATGCTATTGGTATGTGTGCAATTCTTTTCAAATAGCTTAAATTTACCGTTACAGGCTAGCCAACAAAACAGCTTATTTGAGCTGATAGGTTTGGTCATGGCTTGTGGTTTCATGTTTGGTCACAACACCGCTGTCGCACATGAGATCATGCACCGCCAGACGCGAGGGTTGTTTGAAGCGTCACGATTACTCTTTTCCATGTGTGGAGACGCACAGGTTGTGATCTCCCATATTCATAGTCATCATGCAAATGTAGCAACAGAGCTCGATCCTACCTCTGCACGTCGTGGAGATTCAATCTATAAGCATTTCATAAGAGCATTATTTGGCCAGTACCGTGACTCTTGGAAGTTCGAAGTTGCGCGACTAAAGCGCCATTCAATATTCGGTAAATTAATTAAGAATCAAGTCATTAACGGCTTGTTGATGACCATATTCTGGTTGGCTCTTACAGCATTATTTGTGAGCCCACTGGCAATGTTAGCTTGGCTCGTGATTATGTTTATAGCGAAATGGTTATTAGAGTCGATTAATTATGTACAGCATTATGGCTTGATCCGCATACCAGGCTCAAAAATTGAACCTCGACATAGCTGGGAAACTCGTTCTCTGGGCTCAAGAATTGGTCTATACAATGCAACTTGTCATGGTGGACATCATGTAAATGGCACGATCCCATTTTGGCAGTTATATAACGATAACAAGACACTTTGCCTAAAGCACGGCTATATGTTCGCTATTGCCTTGTCTCTCTTCCCTCCTCTTTGGTTCCGTTATATAGCACCAATGCTCAAGCAATGGGATCAAAGTTTAGCAAGCAAAGAAGAGTTGGATGCATTATGTATTCAAGGCCATTTGAAGAGCACGCCTGTTGAGAATGAGCAGAACTTAAATTTTGGAAATTAGGATATTACCAAGGCAGTCAATCTGCTAATTGGATATTTAGAGGATACAAATAAATGATAAGTACTAATTCAATGGCTGAATTTGTCATCAAGCGTGCTTGGTGGATTCTGCTTTTTTCATTAATGCTGTTTCTAGGCTTGGCAAAAGGTCTCAACCAGCTCACATTTAGTAATGACTACAGAGACTACTTTAGTGCTGAAAACCCTCAGTTATTAGAGTGGGAAAGGTTGCAGCAAGTATTTACTAAAACAGATAATGTATTAATTTCAGTGAGCGCTAAAAGCGGTGACTTATTTTCAAATGAGCATCTAGCGGTTGTTAAAGCCATCACAGAAGAAGGTTGGCAAATTCCATACGCAACACGTGTTGATAGCATCACCAATTATCAGTATGTAAGGCCTCAGGGTATCGATGATATTTTAGTATCTGATTTGGTTGAGGAGCCCTCGGCTCTCAATCGTGCTGAGTTAGATAAAGTTAAGGATATTGCCACTTCAGATCCTTTATTAGTAAATCGTCTAATTAATCAAAGTGGCACTACAACAGCAATTAATATTGAAGTGAGACTTTCAGAAAAGCCAAGGGAAGAAATCACAGAGATCTCGGATGCTGCATACCAATTAAAACAGGCTTATGGTGAAAAGTATCCTGAATTACTATTTCATATCACAGGAAGTGTGCCATATAACTTCGCAATGACGAATGCGACTAAAAAAGACATGGCTTCTTTGATGCCTGCAATGTATCTATTAATTCTGGTGCTCTTTGTAATTTTTACTCGTAGTATTTTAGCGGCCATTGCTGTTTTCATACTGATGGTTTTTTCGATGATTTCAACAATGGGAGCTTCGGCTTGGATGGGGATTGTGTTAATGGCCCCTTCAATGAGTGCTCCAACCATAGTAATGACGATGGCAGTTGCGAATGCTGTACATATGGTAATTACATTTTACAGCTACTATCAAGGAGATACCCTTAGGTCTGATGCTATTCGGCAAACATTGAAAGCTAACTTTTCACCTGTCTTAATTACAAACCTAACCACAGCAATTGGCTTTTTAACAATGAACATGAGTGATGTTCCCCCTTACCGCGATTTAGGTAATATGGTCGCTGGTGGTTTAATATTGGTGGTATTTTTCTCTCTTTTCTTATTTCCTGCATTACTGAAAATTCTTCCGCTCAAGGCTAAAAAGGTGAAATTAAGTTCAGGAGGGGTGTATACAAAATTAGCATCATTTGTAATATCAAATAATAAACTTATTTGCACATTATTCATTTCAGTAGCAATCCTCAGCAGCTTTGGCATTACCAAACTACAGTTAAACGACCGTTTTATTGAATGGATGGATGATCGTTACGAGTTCAGGAACGACAGTGATTTTGTAAATGAACACCTTACAGGCTTATACCGATTAGATTGGGGGTTAGATGCGCAGCAGCAAGGAGCAGTAGCATCGCCAGAGTATTTATCTCAACTAGATGCATTAACTACTTGGGCGAGAAGTCAACCGGGCGTAGTACACGTTCATAGTATGTCTGACATTTTCAAAGAGCTGAATCAGAAATTCCATGCGGGAGATCCCAATTATTATAAAGTGCCTGAAAGCCAAGAGCTAGCAGCACAGCTATTGCTTATCTATGAACTCTCATTACCAATGGGGCTTGACCTCAACAATATGGTCAACGTATCAAAATCATCGACACACTTTGTTATTCGAACAGCAAACTTATCTACAATTGAGCTTTTAAATTTAGAAAAAGCAACGAATGAATGGATTGCATCTAGTCAGGGGCCCATTAAACCTTCAGAAGCAGCAAGTACTACAATTCTTTTCGCAAATATTTCAGAGAGAAACATTCGTTCGTTACTTACCGGAACAGTTTTTGCGCTTATTTTAATTTCACTGCTATTAATCGTACCAATGCGTAGCTTGAAATTTGGTTTATTAAGTTTAGTACCTAACTTGCTGCCGGCAGCTATTGGGTTTGGTGTTTGGGGGCTGTTGGTTGGTCATGTGGGGTTGGCGATTTCTGTCGTAGTAGGAATGACAATGGGGGTCGTCGTGGATGATACGGTTCACTTTATGACTAAGTATTTGCGAAATCGTAGAAATGAAAAGATGTCTCCAAACCAAGCGCTTGTAGCAACGTTTGAGCAAGTTGGCCCCGCTTTATTCGGGACTACCTTAATGCTATCAGCTGGGTTCGTGTTACTAGCACAGTCAGGCTTTGAGGTTAACCAACAGATGGGCGCGCTTACCAGTATCGTGATTGTGGTCGCTTTCATTGCGGACTTTTTGCTGCTACCTAGCTTGATTTTACTTTTGGATAGAAATAAAGCATTGGCAAGCCATGAAGAACAGGCTGCAGCAGATATGCCTGCATAATTTTACAAGGAATAGAATATGATTAAATATATAAGATTCATGGCCATGGCATTTGTATTTAGTCCAGCTATGATTCTACTGTTGATACATGGCTCTAGTCTCGCAATTTTTTTGCCGATGAGTGTGATCGTATTACAAGTCGTACTGGATAACCTTTTACCTAAATATACGGCTAAACCAGCTTATCAACACAAGTGGTTCTTAGATTTTTTATTGTTCGTGCAAGTGCCTCTGACTATGGTTGGTTTGTTTGTACTCATGTGGCAAATAGCACCTGGCGATTTGTTTGGTTTTGGGGCTTGGATAGAGCAGAATACTAGTCTAAAAGTCCTAGAGTCACACGCTGCATTTACTTTAAAAGATGGCCTTTTATCTGCGATGGCATGCGGCTTTTATTTCAGCGTTAATACCTTAATCGGTCACGAATTAACACATAGACTAGAAAAACCAACCTCAATGTTTTTCGGAAAGTTAGCGCTTGCCTTAGTGGGTGATAGTCAATTCTCAATTTCTCATGTCTATGCTCATCATAAAAATGTAGCAACACCTTTAGATGCAGCAACCGCTCGTAGAGGGGAAAACCTTTATGCATTCTTTATTCGCTCATCGTTAGGTCAATATAAAGAGTCATGGGAGTTTGAAACAAATCGTTTACGCAGATTGAAGAAGAATCCATATGGATTGAGTAATCAAGTTATTTCTGGGCTATTACTTACTTCAATATTTGCACTATGTTGCTATTTTTTGAGCGGCTTTAATGGTCTGATTTGTTATTTAATCTTTATTTTTGTTGCTAAGTTCCTGTTTGAGTCCGTTAATTATATTGAGCATTATGGGTTGGTTAGGGTACCAGGAGAAAAAGTTGAACCGAGGCATAGCTGGGATTGCAGAAATGTTATGTCCACCTTCAACTACCTAAATTTAACACGTCACTCTGACCACCATGCGAATGCAAGGAAACCATACTGGGATTTGGAAATTCAGCCTACAGCAGCTGACCTTCCGCTCGGTTATATGGCCTCAATACTGTTATCAACTATCCCTCCTATTTGGCACCGAGTATCAGTACCTATGTTATTAGATTGGGATCAGCGCTTTGCGACCAAAGCTGAGAAAAAGTTGGCACTAGAAGCGAATGCTAAAAGTGGTTTGCCTGAATTAATTAATTCACACTCTTTATATTTGGAGCCAGGTAATGAGTCATAGTTCTACTCCAAAGGGGGTTGACTTTAGCCCCGTAAAAATCAATTTCACTTATAAAGGTGAAGATTTATCGACATGGAATGACAATAATGAAGGTAAAAGTCACTTTTGGAATGTTATATCCTGTGTTCTACCGCCTGTAGAAACTTATGTTATCAAGGCTGTGAGTGACGTTTTACATACTATTGAGGATGAAAAGCTACTTTATGAAGCACGTATGTTTTGTCGCCAAGAAAGTGCACATGCTCATACTCATGATGAACTGAATCGCATGCTACTTGCCAAATATCCCAGCTTAGAAAAGTTTGAAAAAGTAGATTATTTTTTGCTTAAGTTCCTCAGTAAGTGCCTCAGTAAAAAAGTTTTTATTGGCATTTTTGTTTTTGTAGAGCATTTAACAGCAGTCCTCGGTCATCGTGGTCTTGAGCGTCCTGAGCGGTGGTTTGATAAAGCAGACCCAGCTTTATTTGATATGTGGCAATGGCATGCCCTTGAAGAAGTTGCACATAAATCGGTGTGTTTTGATGTGCATAAGGCATTAAACGGAGGCTATTTTTCTCGCTTTATAGGGTTCGTAATTGGCTTCTTCTTACTCTTGTTACCTGGTATTTTTGCAAGGTGTATTTATTTGGGGTTTCGCTCCCCAAATAAACGACGTTTCTTCGGTCAGCTATTAAGCCATTTAGTTGGAAAAGACGGCGTATTTCGTGTGATTTTAAAAGATTTCTTCGAATATTTTAAATTCACTTATCAGCCTTGGGATTTAGATAGTAGAAAAATATTAAATGACTACCATGCTGAATCTCAAGATGATGGTCAAGAAGGTTTGCAAACACAATTTATAATTAAAGGAATTAAATAGAATGAAAATAAAAAAATTATTTTACGCTGTTATGGTTTCATCCCAGCTTCTTAGCTTCTCAGTTTCAGCTAATAATATAGATGGATTATCAGGTTTAGATATCGCCAAAGAGCGTAAGTTGCGTGATACGGGTTGGGGTGATTATAGCGCTAAAAGCACAATGATCTTACGAAATGCGCATGGTGAAGAAAGTATACGAAAGTTATCTGCTAAAGTACTTGAAGTGCATGGTGATGGGGATAAGTCTATTAATGTTTTTTCATTCCCAAAGGATATTAAAGGGACCGCATTATTGAGCATTAGCCACATTGCAACTGATGATGACCAATGGTTATAT from Pseudoalteromonas sp. UG3-2 encodes the following:
- a CDS encoding ferritin-like domain-containing protein → MDVKNKLFDRDSKKFTDVGWDTDKFDVQSWLERAPWHILQDTEYGVKFDAPDPHPALWSDKLLSEIYKIDLATFLTAEKISMTGISKLVSCAPDEASSVFMATQAADEARHFEIFSRRLADFGVSPEERNSMMDRVTTPEMRKFYDLIAEQVDRGDFSAAMLSHNIILEGMAYPVYRYEAAYWSVFDPQLSAMIRGAFADEVHHVAYGEAIMRNYTAKGDKTRNKMARLAKEFRMLMTEVFESTINHYIGLYQMAADNYMDEIGDIHIFPTRKMRDVTEKEQVEMLMHDVNNECDKRLARIGLSL
- a CDS encoding 2Fe-2S iron-sulfur cluster-binding protein is translated as MFWKLFKKKTVSEHQVSFFHSEQEYLFTVREDQTILDAALMQDVPIPYSCQVGSCGECRCTIQKGEASFIKDLAYMFDEEELEKGYTLACQTYPREDLALSSVFEEPGCSAFVSTITSIAPHILDVRILVPNDFDLRIGQYLGVTNPNGISRYYSIVSKVVTGTEMELEIHVALKEGGVMSSWWASVMTEEKPLPIKVGEAKGNFSVRSNGDIIAIAGGSGLGVTAALISQHLSDFPSARSHLVGVVKSNDQAYFESVIAKLNNHFGDRVTLKSMNHKEFLSSQTLTELAIKESPDNSEKLSGLICGSKVLVSHCKALYEQIGIAKEKVSYDEFI
- a CDS encoding alpha/beta hydrolase; translated protein: MTNSSSINFPPVSKRLESFPSELDLALEPKMRIPTTLKYVRLLLKVSQLLPGLTHRFCYKLFFRINSKARTDKPSGLASLFPDEYWITLITHDGSANKQICCYEIGDPSAPTVVLIHGWESRVDQMFSIAEALLEKGFRVLCFDLPAHGRSQGKHTDLLEINAIVCAMLQGASSANANNNVQAKTVKCEAVVAHSFGGVCAAKLLASGLSCKSLVLISTPSSFVGVFNKFSYLLGLNSNTQSKLKKRISDRFKMITSNVWDHFSTSDNLASLNQNVLITHDIKDKVVPIQEGKLLFDTSQRRESHSKQQVLVTNGLGHNRILADETVAAEIASFINEQFGSAQSVRES
- a CDS encoding fatty acid desaturase, with product MSYLLYGLFSLLFFPLLYLALLFGGMWGWAYVLGFIAIYLVGDNVLPKSDGKVSGRIGSLFDTLLVAHIPLSFIALLLLFWQIEPRNEMLLVCVQFFSNSLNLPLQASQQNSLFELIGLVMACGFMFGHNTAVAHEIMHRQTRGLFEASRLLFSMCGDAQVVISHIHSHHANVATELDPTSARRGDSIYKHFIRALFGQYRDSWKFEVARLKRHSIFGKLIKNQVINGLLMTIFWLALTALFVSPLAMLAWLVIMFIAKWLLESINYVQHYGLIRIPGSKIEPRHSWETRSLGSRIGLYNATCHGGHHVNGTIPFWQLYNDNKTLCLKHGYMFAIALSLFPPLWFRYIAPMLKQWDQSLASKEELDALCIQGHLKSTPVENEQNLNFGN
- a CDS encoding efflux RND transporter permease subunit; translation: MAEFVIKRAWWILLFSLMLFLGLAKGLNQLTFSNDYRDYFSAENPQLLEWERLQQVFTKTDNVLISVSAKSGDLFSNEHLAVVKAITEEGWQIPYATRVDSITNYQYVRPQGIDDILVSDLVEEPSALNRAELDKVKDIATSDPLLVNRLINQSGTTTAINIEVRLSEKPREEITEISDAAYQLKQAYGEKYPELLFHITGSVPYNFAMTNATKKDMASLMPAMYLLILVLFVIFTRSILAAIAVFILMVFSMISTMGASAWMGIVLMAPSMSAPTIVMTMAVANAVHMVITFYSYYQGDTLRSDAIRQTLKANFSPVLITNLTTAIGFLTMNMSDVPPYRDLGNMVAGGLILVVFFSLFLFPALLKILPLKAKKVKLSSGGVYTKLASFVISNNKLICTLFISVAILSSFGITKLQLNDRFIEWMDDRYEFRNDSDFVNEHLTGLYRLDWGLDAQQQGAVASPEYLSQLDALTTWARSQPGVVHVHSMSDIFKELNQKFHAGDPNYYKVPESQELAAQLLLIYELSLPMGLDLNNMVNVSKSSTHFVIRTANLSTIELLNLEKATNEWIASSQGPIKPSEAASTTILFANISERNIRSLLTGTVFALILISLLLIVPMRSLKFGLLSLVPNLLPAAIGFGVWGLLVGHVGLAISVVVGMTMGVVVDDTVHFMTKYLRNRRNEKMSPNQALVATFEQVGPALFGTTLMLSAGFVLLAQSGFEVNQQMGALTSIVIVVAFIADFLLLPSLILLLDRNKALASHEEQAAADMPA
- a CDS encoding alkane 1-monooxygenase, with amino-acid sequence MIKYIRFMAMAFVFSPAMILLLIHGSSLAIFLPMSVIVLQVVLDNLLPKYTAKPAYQHKWFLDFLLFVQVPLTMVGLFVLMWQIAPGDLFGFGAWIEQNTSLKVLESHAAFTLKDGLLSAMACGFYFSVNTLIGHELTHRLEKPTSMFFGKLALALVGDSQFSISHVYAHHKNVATPLDAATARRGENLYAFFIRSSLGQYKESWEFETNRLRRLKKNPYGLSNQVISGLLLTSIFALCCYFLSGFNGLICYLIFIFVAKFLFESVNYIEHYGLVRVPGEKVEPRHSWDCRNVMSTFNYLNLTRHSDHHANARKPYWDLEIQPTAADLPLGYMASILLSTIPPIWHRVSVPMLLDWDQRFATKAEKKLALEANAKSGLPELINSHSLYLEPGNES
- a CDS encoding metal-dependent hydrolase, which codes for MSHSSTPKGVDFSPVKINFTYKGEDLSTWNDNNEGKSHFWNVISCVLPPVETYVIKAVSDVLHTIEDEKLLYEARMFCRQESAHAHTHDELNRMLLAKYPSLEKFEKVDYFLLKFLSKCLSKKVFIGIFVFVEHLTAVLGHRGLERPERWFDKADPALFDMWQWHALEEVAHKSVCFDVHKALNGGYFSRFIGFVIGFFLLLLPGIFARCIYLGFRSPNKRRFFGQLLSHLVGKDGVFRVILKDFFEYFKFTYQPWDLDSRKILNDYHAESQDDGQEGLQTQFIIKGIK